A genomic region of Paenibacillus sp. PL2-23 contains the following coding sequences:
- a CDS encoding ATP-binding protein, translating into MIQSVGIPLLQGWLFISGICFLYLILLSKLKLGYRQNQLLFAGLGTLMFQLYMITVKPGPEMYALIIVPTCLLCVMFLEGWTISLYTYVVIAASGFALLGYDPWPPIAGGALLTALGLFYARRLLWDATWRIYVFALSGVVVYIAASFITSGVAGTSDLLRLPIPELGIILLTSLLSSQYVPFVYQFVKLQVKLQRELILSEKYQSVGQMAASISHEIRNPLTTARGFLQLMDIDKLSKENFERYRKYAFEGLDHANNVITEYLNYTKPSVEAAKLLDVKGEIESVVQWLQPYSVQQNVTIVTHHMSEEKPYVYAQPKHFQQCMLNIMKNAIEAMVDGGLLTVQTQIEQGQVQILIRDTGTGMSREQLKRIGKPYFSTKETGTGLGLMVVMSLVKAMKGKIIFRSKLNQGTICEIHLQRYPQSIENSH; encoded by the coding sequence TTGATTCAATCGGTAGGGATTCCACTGTTGCAAGGATGGCTGTTTATTTCCGGCATTTGCTTCCTATATCTGATCCTCTTGTCCAAGCTGAAGCTTGGCTATCGGCAGAATCAACTGCTGTTCGCGGGGCTTGGCACGCTAATGTTCCAGCTGTATATGATCACTGTAAAGCCAGGACCAGAAATGTATGCGCTTATCATTGTGCCGACATGCCTGCTCTGCGTCATGTTTCTGGAGGGCTGGACGATCAGCCTCTATACTTATGTCGTGATAGCCGCCAGCGGGTTCGCCCTCCTGGGCTATGATCCTTGGCCTCCGATTGCCGGGGGAGCGCTGTTGACAGCACTCGGTTTATTCTATGCGCGCAGGCTGCTATGGGATGCGACATGGCGGATATATGTATTTGCGCTGAGCGGGGTGGTTGTATATATTGCCGCCAGCTTCATAACTAGCGGGGTAGCGGGCACCTCCGATTTGCTTCGGCTGCCAATCCCAGAACTGGGCATTATTCTATTAACCTCGCTCCTCAGCTCGCAATACGTCCCCTTCGTCTATCAATTTGTCAAGCTGCAAGTCAAGCTTCAACGGGAGCTGATTCTTTCGGAAAAATATCAATCCGTCGGTCAGATGGCTGCTTCCATATCCCATGAAATTCGTAATCCGCTGACGACTGCCAGGGGGTTTCTGCAGCTCATGGATATAGATAAGCTGTCTAAAGAAAACTTTGAGCGTTATCGCAAATATGCCTTCGAGGGGCTTGACCATGCCAACAATGTGATTACTGAATATTTGAATTATACAAAGCCTTCCGTGGAGGCTGCGAAATTGCTGGATGTGAAGGGAGAGATCGAAAGCGTGGTTCAATGGCTGCAGCCCTACTCCGTGCAGCAGAACGTCACAATCGTGACGCATCATATGTCGGAAGAGAAGCCTTATGTGTACGCGCAGCCCAAGCACTTTCAGCAATGTATGCTGAACATCATGAAAAATGCGATCGAAGCGATGGTCGACGGTGGATTGCTGACGGTTCAAACACAGATCGAGCAGGGGCAGGTGCAAATATTAATCCGCGACACAGGAACCGGCATGAGCAGGGAGCAGTTGAAGCGTATCGGAAAACCGTACTTTTCCACCAAGGAAACCGGAACGGGTCTGGGGCTCATGGTTGTGATGAGTCTCGTCAAAGCGATGAAGGGGAAAATCATATTTCGCAGCAAGTTGAATCAAGGGACGATATGCGAGATTCATCTGCAGAGATATCCCCAGTCGATCGAAAACAGCCATTAA
- a CDS encoding alpha-N-arabinofuranosidase: MTLQAKMTVDKDFVIGEVDERIYGSFIEHLGRAVYGGIYEADHPSSDEQGFREDVLALVKELQVPIVRYPGGNFVSGYNWEDGVGPVESRPRRLELAWRTIEPNWIGFNEFMDWCRKAGTDAMMAINLGTRGIDEARSLIEYANHPSGSYWSDLRRAHGYEKPHGVKTWCLGNEMDGPWQIGHKTAVEYGRLANEAGKAMKWVDPTIELVACGSSARGMQTFPEWEATVLDLAYDTADYISIHQYYGNPKRDTPNFLAQTVGMDQFINTVIATCDYVQAKKRSKKQMHLSFDEWNVWFHSNEQDRKLEPWTIAPPQLEDVYTHEDALVVGCMLISLLKRADRVKMACLAQLVNVIAPIMTRNGGPAWKQTIFYPFLHASVFGRGKVLVPLVKSPKYDSSEYTDVPYLESIAVYREDKAEITLFAVNRHTEEALPLEIDLRSFGSGRILEHIVLEHEDLMATNTEEFPDRVKPHSRGNAVWSDTGRISAKLGKASWNVIRIQLQ; the protein is encoded by the coding sequence ATGACGCTGCAGGCGAAGATGACTGTGGACAAGGATTTTGTAATTGGTGAAGTGGATGAACGAATTTACGGCTCCTTTATCGAACATTTGGGCAGGGCTGTCTATGGGGGAATATACGAGGCTGATCACCCTTCCTCCGATGAGCAGGGGTTTCGGGAAGATGTGCTGGCGCTTGTGAAGGAGCTTCAGGTTCCTATTGTTCGTTATCCAGGCGGCAACTTCGTGTCCGGCTATAATTGGGAGGATGGAGTCGGACCGGTAGAGAGCCGTCCCAGAAGATTGGAATTGGCGTGGCGTACAATCGAGCCGAACTGGATTGGCTTTAATGAATTTATGGACTGGTGCCGTAAGGCGGGCACAGATGCGATGATGGCCATTAATCTCGGCACACGCGGGATTGATGAAGCCAGAAGCCTGATTGAATATGCGAACCATCCTTCCGGCTCCTACTGGAGTGATCTGCGAAGAGCTCATGGCTACGAGAAGCCGCATGGAGTCAAAACCTGGTGCCTGGGCAACGAGATGGACGGTCCTTGGCAGATCGGCCACAAGACGGCTGTAGAATACGGCCGATTGGCGAATGAAGCGGGTAAAGCGATGAAGTGGGTCGATCCCACTATTGAGCTTGTCGCCTGCGGCAGCTCCGCAAGAGGCATGCAGACATTCCCGGAGTGGGAAGCTACGGTGCTGGACCTGGCTTATGACACGGCGGATTATATCTCTATCCATCAATATTACGGCAACCCGAAGAGGGATACACCCAACTTCCTTGCCCAGACGGTGGGCATGGATCAGTTCATTAACACGGTTATCGCGACCTGCGATTATGTGCAAGCCAAGAAGCGAAGCAAGAAGCAGATGCATCTCTCCTTCGACGAATGGAATGTATGGTTCCACTCCAATGAGCAGGATCGCAAGCTTGAGCCCTGGACAATCGCTCCCCCTCAGCTGGAGGATGTGTATACACATGAAGACGCGCTTGTCGTCGGCTGTATGCTGATCAGTCTGCTGAAGCGCGCCGATCGTGTGAAGATGGCGTGCCTGGCGCAGCTCGTCAACGTCATTGCTCCAATCATGACGAGGAATGGAGGTCCGGCTTGGAAGCAAACAATCTTCTATCCCTTCCTGCATGCCAGCGTATTCGGAAGGGGCAAGGTGCTGGTGCCGCTTGTGAAATCGCCGAAATATGACAGCAGCGAATATACCGATGTCCCCTATCTGGAATCCATTGCGGTCTATCGAGAGGACAAGGCGGAGATTACGCTATTCGCGGTGAACCGCCACACGGAAGAAGCGCTGCCGCTTGAAATTGACCTGCGCAGCTTCGGCTCGGGCCGAATTCTTGAGCATATTGTATTGGAGCATGAGGATCTGATGGCAACGAATACGGAGGAGTTCCCGGACCGCGTGAAGCCGCACAGCAGAGGCAACGCAGTGTGGAGCGACACTGGTCGAATCAGCGCAAAGCTGGGCAAGGCCTCGTGGAACGTTATACGCATTCAGCTTCAATAA
- a CDS encoding ArsR family transcriptional regulator → MIQANTDKRWLPLYEALASEVRLSILDLLAKRTLNVKEIAASLGLSSAIVTMHVRKLETAGLVSTRMVRKDGGTHKMCELSQEAVHIELPRLSSSLKSHEISVPIGHYTSFDVYPTCGIATKEKIIGQFDDPRFFLEPERMNAGILWFGHGYVEYKFPNYLVPGQRPAAIEIAMELGSEAPGTNEHWPSDISFELNGKALGTWTSPGDFGQSRGRYSPDWWPEWVNQYGLLKMIRIQSDGTYMDGQLLSSVVIDDIMPDRNVWTFRIAVQEGAEHVGGATLFGSGFGNYNQDILFKIMYQSSNG, encoded by the coding sequence ATGATTCAAGCAAATACGGATAAAAGGTGGCTCCCGCTCTATGAAGCGCTTGCCAGCGAGGTTCGCTTGTCTATTCTCGACCTGCTGGCCAAGCGAACGCTTAATGTCAAGGAAATTGCGGCTTCGCTAGGACTTAGCAGCGCGATTGTGACGATGCATGTGCGCAAGCTGGAGACGGCGGGGCTCGTCTCCACGCGTATGGTCCGCAAGGACGGAGGCACTCATAAGATGTGCGAGCTGTCGCAGGAAGCTGTCCATATCGAGCTGCCGCGGCTTTCCTCCTCGCTCAAGTCGCATGAGATCAGTGTTCCGATTGGACATTATACGTCGTTCGATGTCTATCCTACCTGCGGCATTGCAACGAAGGAGAAGATCATCGGCCAATTCGATGATCCAAGATTTTTTCTGGAGCCAGAACGAATGAACGCGGGCATTCTGTGGTTCGGTCACGGGTATGTGGAATACAAATTCCCCAATTATCTGGTGCCTGGGCAGCGTCCGGCCGCCATTGAGATTGCGATGGAGCTGGGCTCTGAAGCGCCAGGCACAAATGAGCATTGGCCTTCGGACATTAGCTTCGAGCTGAACGGCAAGGCGCTGGGCACATGGACCAGTCCCGGCGATTTCGGCCAATCGCGCGGCAGGTATAGTCCGGACTGGTGGCCGGAGTGGGTGAATCAGTACGGCCTCCTCAAGATGATTCGCATTCAGAGTGATGGCACCTATATGGACGGCCAGTTGCTATCGTCCGTCGTCATCGACGATATTATGCCTGACCGCAACGTGTGGACCTTCCGAATCGCTGTGCAGGAAGGCGCGGAGCATGTTGGAGGCGCTACTCTATTCGGAAGCGGCTTCGGCAATTATAATCAGGATATTTTGTTCAAAATCATGTACCAATCATCGAATGGGTGA